A window of the Polypterus senegalus isolate Bchr_013 chromosome 4, ASM1683550v1, whole genome shotgun sequence genome harbors these coding sequences:
- the LOC120528060 gene encoding uncharacterized protein LOC120528060 → MSEMKMLVALQLLLYFVICSCDTKCATYYTESNNNGKTLLVTKNMVAKDNVKGGDKVFKVNVESRCLFFTDKSVYDGGDYTVNDTTSIVQCCCEFYSSDYERFLNRHQLNSINQSLKEEVKRRCIPIRNRKVNTFVTATEVQLKEICGSKNIIDCKSKNSFTLHNIQMLNNSNYIDETINITNSPIVVTCNSKLPVHFVCFNQTDQNFNNYTTC, encoded by the coding sequence ATGAGTGAAATGAAGATGCTGGTGGCACTGCAGTTGCTCctttactttgtcatctgctcgTGTGACACGAAATGTGCAACTTATTACACTGAAAGCAATAACAATGGAAAAACACTTCTTGTCACAAAAAACATGGTGGCTAAGGACAACGTGAAGGGTGGTGATAAAGTCTTCAAAGTAAACGTTGAGAGTCGATGCTTGTTTTTCACAGACAAGTCTGTCTATGATGGAGGAGATTACACTGTGAATGACACAACCTCGATTGTGCAGTGCTGTTGTGAGTTCTACAGTAGCGATTATGAGAGATTCCTAAACCGTCACCAGCTCAACAGCATTAACCAATCCTTGAAAGAAGAAGTTAAAAGAAGATGTATCCCGATTAGAAACAGAAAAGTAAATACTTTTGTAACTGCTACAGAAGTCCAGCTAAAAGAAATTTGTGGGAGTAAAAATATTATCGATTGTAAGAGCAAAAATTCATTCACATTACACAACATTCAGATGCTGAACAACAGTAATTACATTGATGAGACCATAAACATAACCAATAGTCCAATTGTGGTGACCTGTAATAGTAAATTACCAGTTCACTTTGTATGTTTCAATCAAACAGATCAAAACTTCAACAATTATACGACATGCTAA